GGCATGTCGATAATCAAGACATCAAGCTCGCCCCAAGCCACGCCATTAAGCAACTGCCCCAGTGCACTAGCAACCATAGGACCACGCCAAATCATGGCTTGTTCATCAGGCACCAATAAACCAATGGACATCATTTTTACGCCATAGTTTTCAAGCGGGAATATGACTTGTCCGCCCGTATCCACCATAGGTTTTTGTCCTTTAAGCCCAAGCATATTAGGCATGGAGGGACCGTAAATGTCCGCATCCAAAAGACCAACTTTTTTACCTTCTTGTGCAATTGCTACAGCTAAGTTTACCGCAGTGGTTGATTTACCAACGCCACCTTTTCCTGATGCCACAGCAATAATACTTTTGATGCCGGGAATCGCCTTTTTTGCACTTTCATCTACTTTTTTTGTTCCGCATCCAGCCATGATTTCGCCTCTTTAACTTTGATTCAATGTATATAAGGGCAGAAGCATAACCTATTCAAGGCATGGGTACATATTAAAAAATCATGGTTATTTTAAGTGGGATGTTTAATCTTTGCACAATGCGAGCATGTATTCTTTTATATCTGTTATTTTTCTCTTGGTTTGGACAGGTTCAGGCAGCACCTGCGCCTATTCATGATACAATGAATAGCATTGACCCTTATACTTGGCGTATTTCTGATGGTTGGAGCAATGGGGGAATGTTTGCTGTGGGCTGGCGGGCTGATCATGTTGATATTTATGCTAATACATTACGACTCACGTTGAATAACATGCCTTGTGTGAACAATGCAGCCTTATGTTCGGGTGCTGCGTATGCGGCTGGGGAGTATAGTAGCCAAGTTTTACTGCCTGCTGGACAAATAACATTTCGGGCAAAAGTTGCCAAGGCATCGGGTGTGGTTACGGGATTGTTTTTATATACAGGCGCAAGTGATAATCAGCCCCATGATGAAATTGATATTGAGTTTTTAGGTAAGGATACAACCCAAGTTCAGTTTAATTATTTTGTATCGGGTGTGGGTGGGCACGAAGCCTTGATACCTTTGGGTTTTGATGCTTCGCTGGCTATGCACAACTACAGCATCACATGGGATGCTACACATATTACTTGGTCGGTGGATGGGGTGGTGAAACATGAAGTAAAAAATGTGGCTTTGCCAACATCTACGATGCGAATCTTTACCAATTTATGGGCTGCGAAAACTGTGGACGCTTGGTCTGGCATATATGTTTATCAGCAACCATTGTATAGTTATGTGGATAAGGTGGATTATGTACCAGCAGTTTCGGGTGTAAACTCATCGTCCAATTCTGCTTCAAATACATCAGTAAATACGGCTTCTGGTGGGTGTATTACTCAAATTTGGTCAAGGCAAGCTTGGTCGTGGCAAATCTTGGTGAGCTTTGCTTTGTTCGTGGTGGGTTTATTCAAGTGCAAGGCTAGATGAAAGTTTTAATCGTAAAATTATCAGCATTTGGGGACAT
The Ghiorsea bivora DNA segment above includes these coding regions:
- a CDS encoding family 16 glycosylhydrolase, with amino-acid sequence MVILSGMFNLCTMRACILLYLLFFSWFGQVQAAPAPIHDTMNSIDPYTWRISDGWSNGGMFAVGWRADHVDIYANTLRLTLNNMPCVNNAALCSGAAYAAGEYSSQVLLPAGQITFRAKVAKASGVVTGLFLYTGASDNQPHDEIDIEFLGKDTTQVQFNYFVSGVGGHEALIPLGFDASLAMHNYSITWDATHITWSVDGVVKHEVKNVALPTSTMRIFTNLWAAKTVDAWSGIYVYQQPLYSYVDKVDYVPAVSGVNSSSNSASNTSVNTASGGCITQIWSRQAWSWQILVSFALFVVGLFKCKAR